From the Quercus lobata isolate SW786 chromosome 6, ValleyOak3.0 Primary Assembly, whole genome shotgun sequence genome, one window contains:
- the LOC115950813 gene encoding short integuments 2, mitochondrial-like: MVGVPNVANAGEDEACYCRPTPGVTQDIAGYKLQIAHQPSIYVLETPGVLVPSILDIETELKLAFAGSVKDSVVGEE, translated from the exons ATGGTTGGCGTTCCTAACGTTGCCAA TGCAGGAGAAGATGAAGCGTGCTACTGTCGTCCCACTCCTGGTGTTACTCAAGATATTGCTGGATACAAG TTGCAGATTGCACATCAGCCTAGCATATATGTCCTAGAAACTCCGGGTGTATTGGTTCCAAGTATACTTGACATAGAGACAGAACTGAAGCTGGCTTTTGCAG GGTCTGTAAAAGATTCAGTGGTAGGTGAGGAGTGA